From Selenomonas sp. AB3002, one genomic window encodes:
- a CDS encoding cob(I)yrinic acid a,c-diamide adenosyltransferase, which translates to MLQVYTGSGKGKTTAAIGMAIRSLGAGLKVYIMQFMKSLAYSEQEVLKGRFPELALRTSGKPFFIAEEGILSKSLQDKLGDSVVIFPKGEPPQDYVDLIRNDFKVVAEIITSGKYDLVILDELNVALHFGLIGRYTVEELLDKVPGNVELVLTGRCAPDWLIERADLVTEMKEVKHYYAKGVEARKGFEY; encoded by the coding sequence ATGCTTCAGGTTTATACAGGAAGCGGCAAAGGGAAGACTACAGCGGCTATAGGGATGGCTATTAGGTCTCTGGGGGCAGGCCTGAAAGTTTATATTATGCAATTCATGAAGAGCCTTGCCTATAGTGAGCAGGAGGTGCTGAAAGGTCGATTCCCTGAGCTTGCATTAAGAACCAGCGGAAAACCGTTTTTTATTGCAGAAGAAGGTATATTGAGCAAGTCGCTGCAGGATAAGCTGGGTGACAGCGTAGTAATATTCCCAAAGGGAGAGCCGCCTCAGGACTATGTTGATCTAATTCGAAATGACTTTAAAGTGGTAGCTGAGATAATAACTTCAGGAAAATACGATTTGGTAATCCTGGATGAGCTCAATGTGGCCTTGCATTTTGGACTGATAGGAAGATACACTGTCGAAGAGCTGCTGGATAAGGTTCCGGGTAATGTTGAATTAGTTCTGACTGGAAGATGTGCTCCTGACTGGTTAATCGAGCGTGCTGATTTGGTGACAGAGATGAAGGAAGTCAAGCACTACTATGCTAAAGGTGTCGAGGCCCGTAAGGGCTTTGAATACTGA